Proteins encoded within one genomic window of Cryptosporangium aurantiacum:
- a CDS encoding VOC family protein, protein MISHVNCVVLYVRNQQRSIEFYVDALGWELRTDALMSDGTRWVDVAPPRARTRIALIEPQDGYVFPPTAAAPCTLTTEDAQSTFHDLKGRGVEVTEPVVESWATYLTLTDPDGYIYVVGENHD, encoded by the coding sequence ATGATTTCTCACGTCAACTGCGTGGTTCTCTATGTTCGGAACCAGCAGCGATCGATCGAGTTCTACGTCGATGCGCTGGGCTGGGAACTGCGCACCGACGCGCTCATGTCCGACGGAACGCGCTGGGTCGACGTCGCACCGCCGCGGGCACGGACTCGCATCGCGCTGATCGAGCCGCAGGACGGTTACGTCTTCCCGCCGACGGCGGCCGCGCCCTGCACGCTGACGACGGAGGACGCGCAGTCGACGTTCCACGACCTCAAGGGCCGCGGCGTGGAGGTCACCGAGCCGGTGGTGGAGTCCTGGGCCACCTATCTGACGCTGACCGACCCGGACGGGTACATCTACGTGGTCGGCGAGAACCACGACTAA
- a CDS encoding alpha/beta hydrolase, with product MGRRSALAVAGIALAGLISPALVSPAAAAPQAPAAVGAQPAVAAPAPITWTACGTTSYPTLQCGKVSVPLDYNNPGGQKITLAVSRIPHTAATSQGALLVNPGGPGGSGLTLAGFVASNLPPAVAAQYDVIGFDPRGVGNSEPALNCLPGYFDPVRPDSVPKTQADMEANLKRVKSFAAACGAKYGSLLKYIDTISAVKDLDSIRLALGEKTINYFGYSYGTYLGAVYAKLFPKNVRRMVLDSVVDPTGVWYENNLDQDYAFNARHEAFAAWVAKYDATYHLGTTQDAVLKQWYATRAALKAKPAGGKVGPSEFEDTYIPGGYFNGYWPYLADALAAYVNQKDEQALVDVYDAFAAIDEGGENGYSVYASVQCRDAHWPKKWSTWVSDNWRVHKKAPFMTWNNAWYNAPCAFWPVKSLSPIDVSNSKVESVLIFQATDDAATPYPGAEVVRRKIKNSRLVVEAEGGNHGITLSGNTCLDQYLADYLATGARPDGPGLVDATCAALPDPEPLAPTAEAGTTAKSAAKAGRGTLHEYVSARPIE from the coding sequence ATGGGACGACGCTCAGCACTAGCCGTCGCCGGGATCGCCTTAGCCGGGCTGATCTCGCCGGCGCTGGTGTCACCGGCCGCAGCGGCGCCACAAGCCCCGGCTGCCGTCGGAGCACAGCCCGCTGTGGCCGCGCCCGCGCCCATCACCTGGACCGCGTGCGGCACCACGTCCTACCCCACGCTGCAGTGCGGCAAGGTATCGGTCCCGCTCGACTACAACAATCCCGGCGGGCAGAAGATCACCCTCGCGGTCTCCCGCATTCCGCACACGGCGGCGACGTCGCAGGGTGCGCTGTTGGTCAATCCGGGCGGGCCGGGCGGCTCCGGGCTCACGTTGGCCGGATTCGTCGCGAGCAACCTTCCGCCCGCGGTCGCCGCGCAGTACGACGTCATCGGATTCGACCCGCGCGGGGTCGGCAACAGCGAGCCCGCGCTCAACTGTCTGCCGGGCTACTTCGACCCGGTGCGGCCCGACTCGGTGCCGAAGACGCAGGCCGACATGGAAGCCAACCTGAAGCGGGTGAAGAGCTTCGCCGCGGCCTGTGGGGCGAAGTACGGCAGCCTGCTGAAGTACATCGACACGATCAGCGCGGTCAAGGACCTGGACTCGATCAGGCTGGCGCTGGGCGAGAAGACGATCAACTACTTCGGCTACTCGTACGGCACCTACCTCGGCGCGGTGTACGCGAAGCTGTTCCCGAAGAACGTCCGGCGGATGGTGCTGGACAGCGTCGTCGACCCGACCGGGGTCTGGTACGAGAACAACCTCGACCAGGACTACGCGTTCAACGCCCGGCACGAGGCGTTCGCGGCCTGGGTGGCGAAGTACGACGCCACCTATCACCTCGGCACGACCCAGGACGCGGTGCTGAAGCAGTGGTATGCGACCCGGGCGGCGCTGAAGGCCAAGCCGGCCGGTGGAAAGGTCGGGCCCTCGGAGTTCGAGGACACCTATATCCCCGGTGGCTACTTCAACGGCTACTGGCCCTACCTCGCCGACGCGCTGGCCGCGTACGTCAACCAGAAGGACGAGCAGGCGCTGGTCGACGTCTACGACGCGTTCGCGGCGATCGACGAAGGCGGCGAGAACGGCTACAGCGTCTACGCGAGCGTCCAGTGCCGGGACGCCCACTGGCCGAAGAAGTGGTCGACGTGGGTCTCCGACAACTGGCGGGTGCATAAGAAGGCGCCGTTCATGACGTGGAACAACGCCTGGTACAACGCGCCGTGTGCGTTCTGGCCGGTGAAGAGCCTGTCGCCGATCGACGTGTCGAACTCGAAGGTCGAGTCGGTGCTGATCTTCCAGGCGACGGACGACGCCGCGACGCCGTACCCGGGTGCCGAGGTCGTGCGGCGCAAGATCAAGAACTCCCGCCTGGTCGTCGAGGCCGAGGGCGGCAACCACGGCATCACGCTGAGCGGTAACACCTGCCTTGACCAGTACCTGGCCGACTACCTGGCAACCGGAGCTCGGCCGGACGGTCCGGGCCTCGTCGACGCGACCTGCGCCGCGTTGCCGGACCCGGAACCGCTGGCGCCGACCGCCGAGGCCGGGACCACTGCCAAGTCCGCAGCCAAGGCGGGACGCGGCACTCTGCACGAGTATGTTTCTGCGCGACCGATTGAGTAG
- the tadA gene encoding tRNA adenosine(34) deaminase TadA: protein MRDALAVAEGALVTGDVPVGAVVLDAAGVELARACNEREASGDPTAHAEVLALRRAAAALGTWRLTGCTLVVTLEPCTMCAGALVLARIDRVVFGAWDPKAGAAGSLWDVVRDRRLNHRPEVVGGVLEDECAALLDGFFAAHR, encoded by the coding sequence ATGCGGGACGCTCTCGCGGTCGCCGAGGGTGCGCTCGTCACCGGCGACGTGCCGGTCGGTGCCGTCGTGCTGGACGCCGCAGGCGTGGAGCTGGCGCGAGCCTGCAACGAGCGTGAGGCGTCCGGCGACCCGACCGCACACGCCGAGGTGCTGGCACTGCGCCGGGCGGCTGCCGCGCTCGGCACCTGGCGCCTGACCGGCTGCACGCTCGTCGTGACGCTGGAGCCCTGCACGATGTGCGCGGGCGCGCTGGTGCTGGCCCGCATCGATCGGGTCGTCTTCGGCGCCTGGGACCCGAAGGCCGGTGCGGCCGGGTCACTCTGGGACGTGGTCCGCGATCGGCGCCTCAACCATCGTCCGGAGGTGGTGGGTGGCGTGCTCGAGGACGAGTGCGCGGCGCTGCTGGACGGCTTCTTCGCTGCCCACCGCTGA
- a CDS encoding tRNA adenosine deaminase-associated protein, with protein sequence MSYFAAALVRPRRGWVAAELDLDEIEDADAAVDLLRELEPDADPALLFVEADDEFLVILRLDGGAEIRIFGSDASFGDESRVGAALLADLEDVEIPEVPDEDDEPELMGRPVGDVDLLADLGVSGRDLLALCAHEGMLPSDVMLEISRKIGSADALVELRGE encoded by the coding sequence GTGTCGTACTTTGCTGCTGCCCTGGTCCGTCCGCGCCGAGGGTGGGTCGCCGCCGAACTCGATCTGGACGAGATCGAGGACGCGGACGCCGCCGTGGACCTGTTGCGTGAGTTGGAGCCGGACGCCGATCCGGCATTGCTGTTCGTCGAGGCCGACGATGAGTTTCTGGTCATCCTTCGCCTGGATGGCGGGGCCGAGATACGTATCTTCGGTTCGGACGCGTCGTTCGGCGACGAGTCCCGCGTCGGTGCTGCGTTGCTGGCCGACCTGGAGGACGTCGAGATCCCGGAGGTCCCGGACGAGGACGACGAGCCCGAGCTGATGGGCCGGCCGGTCGGTGACGTCGACCTGCTGGCAGATCTCGGGGTGTCCGGGCGTGATCTGCTGGCGCTCTGCGCGCACGAGGGGATGCTGCCCTCGGACGTCATGCTGGAGATCTCCCGCAAAATCGGGAGCGCGGACGCCCTGGTCGAGTTGCGGGGCGAATGA
- the gndA gene encoding NADP-dependent phosphogluconate dehydrogenase → MTSTATADIGVTGLAVMGRNLARNLARHGHAVAIHNRSPEKTRALVSDHGYEGTFVPSESMADFVASLKRPRAVIVMVKAGQPTDAVIDELIPLLEEGDIVVDCGNAHFLDTRRREAALREHGLHFSGTGVSGGEEGALRGPSIMPGGSKHSYEKLGPIFESIAANVDGVPCCIHVGPDGAGHFVKMVHNGIEYADMQLIAEAYDLLRSGLDATPGQISDIFREWNKGSLESFLIEITADVLAHVDARTGRPFVDVVLDQAEQKGTGRWTVQSALDLGVPITGIAEATFARSLSGHADQREAAREVFPSTNELAWAADDREAFIEDVRKALYASKVVAYAQGFDQIKAGSDEYGWDIDRGATATIWRGGCIIRARFLDRIREAYDDAPELPTLLASPYFVKAVSDGVDSWRRVVSDASRAGVPTPAFSSSLAYFDGLRRRRLPAALIQGLRDNFGAHTYRRVDVAGSFHTLWGSDKNELEA, encoded by the coding sequence ATGACTTCGACAGCGACGGCAGACATCGGCGTAACCGGCCTTGCCGTCATGGGCCGTAACCTCGCGCGCAACCTGGCGCGGCACGGTCACGCGGTCGCGATCCACAACCGATCGCCGGAGAAGACCCGTGCCCTGGTCAGTGACCACGGCTACGAGGGCACGTTCGTCCCGAGCGAATCGATGGCCGACTTCGTCGCTTCGTTGAAGCGGCCGCGCGCGGTCATCGTCATGGTCAAGGCCGGCCAGCCGACCGACGCGGTGATCGACGAGCTGATCCCGCTGCTCGAGGAAGGCGACATCGTCGTCGACTGTGGCAACGCCCATTTCCTCGACACCAGGCGCCGCGAGGCGGCCCTTCGCGAGCACGGCCTGCACTTCTCCGGCACCGGCGTCTCCGGCGGCGAGGAGGGCGCCCTGCGGGGCCCGAGCATCATGCCCGGCGGGTCGAAGCACTCCTACGAAAAGCTCGGCCCGATCTTCGAGTCGATCGCGGCGAACGTCGACGGGGTGCCGTGCTGCATCCACGTCGGGCCGGACGGCGCCGGGCACTTCGTCAAGATGGTGCACAACGGCATCGAATACGCCGACATGCAGCTGATCGCCGAGGCCTACGACCTGCTGCGCTCCGGCCTGGACGCCACCCCGGGCCAGATCTCCGACATCTTCCGCGAGTGGAACAAGGGCAGCCTCGAATCGTTCCTGATCGAGATCACCGCCGACGTGCTCGCCCACGTCGACGCGCGCACCGGCCGACCGTTCGTCGACGTCGTCCTGGACCAGGCCGAGCAGAAGGGCACCGGCCGGTGGACCGTGCAGAGCGCCCTCGACCTCGGCGTCCCGATCACGGGTATCGCCGAGGCCACGTTCGCGCGGTCGCTGTCGGGCCACGCCGACCAGCGGGAGGCCGCTCGGGAGGTGTTCCCGTCCACCAACGAGCTGGCCTGGGCCGCCGACGACCGGGAAGCCTTCATCGAAGACGTTCGGAAGGCGCTGTACGCGTCCAAGGTCGTCGCTTACGCGCAGGGCTTCGACCAGATCAAGGCCGGCAGCGACGAGTACGGCTGGGACATCGACCGGGGCGCAACGGCCACGATCTGGCGCGGTGGTTGCATCATTCGCGCCCGGTTCCTCGACCGGATCCGCGAGGCCTACGACGACGCCCCGGAGCTGCCGACGCTGCTCGCTTCGCCGTACTTCGTCAAGGCGGTCTCGGACGGCGTCGACAGTTGGCGCCGGGTGGTCTCCGACGCGTCCCGAGCCGGGGTTCCGACGCCTGCGTTCTCGTCGTCGCTGGCGTACTTCGACGGGCTGCGGCGTCGTCGGCTGCCCGCGGCGCTGATCCAGGGCCTGCGTGACAACTTCGGCGCCCACACGTACCGCCGCGTCGACGTCGCCGGCTCGTTCCACACCCTCTGGGGATCGGACAAGAACGAACTCGAGGCGTGA